AACACAATATGATTTGGAGTAGTAAGTAGCATGATAGGAAGCCAGGAGGTAAATATGATGGAGGTTGAGTTAGTCAGCAGCGATGgagtataattaattaatttgctGGAATTTACATCGGATCAAAGATTCATTTGGAGTAAAATGACCTATGAATATGAATTCTTTGTAACCCTAGTTGTTGGTAATTTAATTCATGCAGTCTCTCATGTGTCACGGTTGATCAACCAATGGAGCTCGGAGATGtggaagaaaaaataaatgattctttctttTGGACTCTTACACTTGGAACCCTGATTTGTATACATGAATTGCTCAAGTTTAATGATCACTAGATAGAATGCATGGGGGTTTTGATATTAAGAACAAAAATGCTTGGGTGACCGATCAAAAATATCACTCAACCAGTCGCTCAGCTGGTGTGGTGTATTGTTGTTGCTTCCTCTGGGTTGATACCGTGAATTATGATATCTAATGAAGCGAACTGATTGGTACAAGATGCCTGAGTAACTTTTCTGAATAATTGTTAGATGACTATAGCATTGCTCTATCAAGAAAGGAGTTGTATTAACTTTTGCTATCGAACACGGATCGTCTGCTGTGCACCGTACGGTGTGATGTACAGTGTGCACCATCCATCACATGATAGATGGCTGTGCATGACTGTACGCAACAAATGCGTATCCTTATGTGGCCGTCTATCACACCGCACCGTGCGGTGCACAGCAGAGAACTCCGGCTCTTTGCTATCACCCAAAGATATTCTCTCTTTGACGTCTGAGGCCCGTAGTTCGCACATCTTGGTTGCTTTCCATTTCCTCTATCTCGATCCTCCCTAATGCGGCGTTTATGATGAAAAGGATCGCAAAGCCTATCCATCATTAGATAAGATGCAGACTTATGAACTAAGCTAGGCCATCCGTTTACATCCTCTCTTTTGACAGGTGAAAGGGTGTCAGACCTGGATCGAGTTGTCTAAGAACGTGTCGTGAGAGAATCACCTTCACATCGAACATATATGGATGTGTGGGCATATACCTGTATTCCTATGGATGTCCAAAATATATGCCCCGTCCTATAATTTTTTGTAGTCTTTGGAATGCAGCTAGTGTTGGTTTTATGGCCACAACAACCGAAAATAAGACCCATTTGAGATAAATATGGTAATCTCACCATCAATGTAACTCAAGCTCTAATACATCGTTTTACTTTGCAGATGTGAAAGTAAATAATATCCAATCTATGCTATGAAGATTGTGGACCGAATAAAATGGTCTTATATATGAATCATGCTGATGATACCTGGATTTTGTTCCATGGTTTTCCATGATATATGCACTTAATGGTGCACCgctaaaaattttgatctaaataatTACAATATAGATAGCTCTCCTCTGCTATTCTATAaacatacaatatatatatatatatatatatatatatatatatatatatatatatatataatatatatatatatatatatatatatatatatatataaatttttcaagaTTGATACATACTTGTGTGTCATTAAAAGATGATCCATTTGTTTTTTCATCTCAAACCCGTTAAGTTTTTTTTGTACAAGTCTCGAAAGATAAGAAATGAAATGTTGTAGTGAAAATGAAATCTAGAGACTCGTATAATACGGGAAAGGAGTTGGAAATAGAGGATAATGAGATTTATACACAATGTGTGCCTTACAATCTTGCGTCGATTGATGATCTAAATACTACGAGCTTGGTTTAGGATGGATTTGAAGAAGAAAATATTAACTGATTcttaattagtaagagatatttaacatatatatatattctatatgaaatattgtattatattagcaTGTTCGTTTCATAGATTTTGCTTCTTATTAGCAATtcaatcattattatatttattatttgataatttatgttgactaatttttatttctatttgtgAATGCTATGCGATATCATGCCTTGACGCAGACGATTCGATGATATTGAGTTATAGACTTTTCAGAATAAATCATATTCTGATCAGCCCTGACAGTTGATGCAACCACAATATTTCAAGGCCGATCCTTCATCATTCGCATAACAGGCCGATGCCGGTCCATCTTTATCCACACAGCAGTCTGAGTGACAACGCGATCCTTTTGCTGTTGAGGATATTATTATGGATGAAATACACATCCAGGATAATTTAATAGAAATATTATATACTTATAACTATTaagatttaagtattaatttttattgattgatttgTAATATGTATTAATTTTCATTTTATGTGTCCGTTATGGATGCATCCGGAAGAGCATGGATTAGATGTGGACCACACGGGCTAGAAATATCTAGCATTTAGCTAAGGGTGAGAGGATTGTCATCTAGTGCAACCAGATAGAGCAGCCCATCAATAAGACTGCTAGATTATTGACGAGCTTTTTAGGTACTATTGCACAGAAAGATCAACTATGTCCGTTGAGCTATGCTAAATGGAATGACATACTTCCTATATATAAGCTTGAGTTTCTACGAGTAGTACAGATAAAAAGATAATAATTAATGttaatttatttatagtcaattaATTATGCTGTTTAATAATCGAATATCTTTCTTTATTTTAGAGTAAATGTGTACTCTTTTCAGACAGCCATGAATAAGTGCTGAAGTCTCTcaatcaaaaatgaaaagaatttaaggCAATATTGAAGAGGGATTACAAGAGAAAGAGTTTGGTGGAAGATGATGTTGCTCGTGtttgtcctcctgatgtaaaTCCTTATCGATAAAGATAGCTTGTTCATTATTAATTCTCCAAGAAGGAATAGATAATTGTATACActcatcatatatcttatattataTTGATTATTAATATAGATTGATCATATATACAAAATATATCATAGCCTTTACTCTATTTTGTAGGCATATTCTGATATTGGTAGAGCTGTACGAATAGCTCTATctattcctcatacatcggggtccaAGAGCTACGCATGATATAAACAAGATGCAGACAAAATTTCGTatgtttttttcaaaatttttagcatATTACAAATTTTTTTAGACTAATTTGATGTATATATAATCCTTATACTTCTTAGTGAAACTGCATATAATGTATCATGTATCATAATACTTGTAAATTTTATTGAAACTCTTAAAGtttatcaattaaaatttatagattatatattttataaaatttatacatTCTATAGATGGATGAGCATATATAGGAGAGAGCCTGGTCAAGTGGAATTCTACAGGATGACTCATGTCCATTACGATGGTCATTTTGTTAGTGATGAGtcaagaaatatatttatatgtattgaTAATCATTTGGTACAatgatttaataattttatttttaaatataaaattaatatatattttttctcaactattaaaatttttatatctttattgTAGGCTCTCGATAATTTCAGCAATTGTAAAATCGATGATGATCATATTTCTATGGATCATTGATAACCCgatgtccttttttttttaaattttatagatttattttgctttcttttctttAGTTATGGTTTGTAATTCATAAAAGTAATAAACAATGCAATCAtgactttattatattatatggagtatttattatgattttatgttggtgtttgaattttttataaattttagataGATTAATATATTGATTATGATGTTATATAGAGTGTTTATTATGAGTATGCcgatgtttgaatttttttataaattttgaatagacTTATGTATTTTACAcaaattagtaaattatttttgaattattttttttaaataaaatattatcgaTATTTTAAAGCATTGATAATGGATATAATTGTCAATACTTTAAAATATCGATAAATATCTGGtacaaaattttttgatatttttaaacatcagcaactcattaaaacttatctacgcttttaaaaagcatcgaCTGCTTTGTAGAATTTAGCGATGCACATGAGTATCGGGAGTTGTCGATATTTTGTGAAAACAtcgaaaagattattttttattttttatttatcaacatatttttgatatttttaaaaatatcaaaaatgaaTTTTATGATGCTTATATATATTCAGATAGCTGTTATTTACAACGGCAATGATTCAGAATACTGTAGTAACATCAAACTATGAGAACTCTGTTTTGCTGCAAGACGTAAGAAAGCGAAATAATGACCGTCTGGGACCAGCAAGAAAGCACGTTATCATGTATCAGCACTCGGAGGCCGagctccatcttcttcttctcgtcaCAGGATGTGGGCGGCCACGGCGCACCGGTTGCCAGCCTAACCCTCCGCGTGATAAAGAAAACAAGAAACGTGTGGAGAGAAACAGGTGGCTACAAAAGAAAGCCAATCAACGGTCGCTTTGCGGTCGAGAAGCTAAGggaaaaaaagacaagaaaaaaaaaaaaaaacagtgggaACCCACCCTTTCCCCCTTTGCAGTTCAAGCTCCTCAAAATATTTACAGAGTAGGAAGAAACCAATGTGAACTAAGAAGACCAAACCCTATCCATCCATCCATACGAACGTATCACTCCAACCATATCTCCCACTCCCAACCAACTCGGCCCCACTCACCCTTCTCAATCTACGGCACCATTACTCCTTTCAATCCTTTCTCTACTTCCTTCCAAAGTACCACACCAAACCAAACCTTCTACCTCTCTACCTTCTTTTCCtgctgccttcttcttcttcttccaataaCCCGTTACTCGACAGAATCTATTCCCTGCTTCAAAACTTCAACAACAAAGCTAGGATGGAGTTCTACTCCGAGGAAGTGGATAGTAGGAGCTGTGGAGGGCGCAAGAAACAAAAGACGACGGCCGAAGAGGGAGGGACTAGAGGAGGAGGGAAAGGAGGGGATGGTTCGAGTATCGAGGTCGTCAAGCGGCCGAGAGGCCGGCCGCCGGGGTCCAAGAACAAGCCCAAGCCCCCTGTCGTCATCACCCGCGAGTTCATCGATCCCTCGCCTGCCATGCGGCCCCACGTCCTCGAGATCCCCGCCGGCCACGACGTTGCTGCCGCCCTCGCCGCCTTCTCCCGCCGCCGCTCCCTCGGCATCTGCGTCCTCTCGGCCGTCGGGACTGTCGCCAACGTCACCCTCCGCCAGCCACCCGTATCGGCGGACGgatccgccgccgccgccgccgccgtgaCGTTTCGCGGCCGCTTCGAGATACTCTCCATCTCCGCTACCTTCTTCCCGCCGTCCCTCTCCGTCGCCGCAGGCGGCGGGTTCTCGGTGTCGCTGGCGGGTCCGCAGGGGAGGGTGGTTGGGGGGATGGTAGCTGGGCCGGTGGTGGCGGCGGGGACTGTTGTGGTGGTGGCGGCGGCGTTCGGAGAGCCCAGCTTCCACCGGCTGCCGGTGGAGGATCAGGCGGGTTCAGCCTCCGGCTCGCTctccggcggcggcggaggtGGCGATGAGGCTGCCGCCCAGGCTCATCAAGATGAGGATGACTACAATGATCATGATGAAGAAgcacagcatcactatcatcaccAGTATTATGATCACGATCACAATCATGGATCGTCCGATGGTGTACCGATCTATGGTACTGGTCGCTTCCCTCCCCATATGTGGAATCCCACCTCCCGTTCCCCACATTCACCACCACCACCCTATTGATTCCCTAGGTAATATTTTGTTCCTTCCTATCAAAAGATAATACTACTACTTTGCATTTGGTTTTCATTGTTAGCGAGATTATTATGTAATAAGAAAAGGTTAATGAGGAAATAATTATTCCTCCTTGGGTTCGAGACTTATATGGTGAAGTGGATGAGGACGGATGATGGATTGCAGCCTCTTGGAGTGAGACTTAAGTAATACGAAAGGGAGCAGCCTTAAAAGGTGCATTAGAAAACGGCTAAGAAATGGAATACTTGTTACCATTTCTATCTtcaagagaagaagaaccttgtACTTTGAGAACCTGATTTGATCCGGTCTAATGCGCTCTGAAGTCTTGGAAAGCAAAAGTGGTATTgtcttcttcttccattttttgtTCAAACCGGCTGCTTGTACCATTTAGAATAGACACATCGGAAAGCATCAGACATAAGAATATCCTTCGATCTCCGGGGGGAGGAACTATGCCATCCAAACGGCCGTAAGTCATGTAAAACGTACAACTCAAAACAAGTATTCGGTGTTTGCCAGCAAGGGGAGGCTGGTGTCCTGATGGTATAATCTTTCGGTCACAAAAGGAATTGGCCAAGTGCAATGCACTAGACAGgagggactttttttttttttttgtttcttctttcataTGTTTACGGGTGGGGCAAGAGCGCGTGGGAGAACTAGCGGGCAGCAAGACAAGTTGGACTTTATATGGCCTAGCAAAAGTTTATATTTTGTCAAACTGGACTGTTAGCTCAATTCTAAGTTATAGCTAATGAATCAGATTTATTAAGAAAGATGGGTTAACGTTCATAAATCTAGTTGACCCGTGTACGAATTCAAGTCTGGTATACATTTAGGAACACAGTTGGAATCCTTTGATAGACTAGggtcataaaaataatttatatttactgAGTTCAGGTACCTTCTTCTGACAACTACAAATTTCTAAAGTTATTTTTAAGGCTGAGCAAATAATCAAAATTTGTAAAAATTCATCCAATGTAATTCAATAAATATCAGTTTCAATTGATTGAAATACATAAATCGGACAGAATCAGattgaaatttataaaaaatcaatTATTTACGGTTGGATTCGGTTCTTATACTTTTAATCCGTATGAAATCGGATCTAACCAATGTAGTATTTTACAAACTTATTTTCATTTTGAGATGGCATCGTTTAaacttcaatacttcattctacAATAAATTCTGCCATCCATTTAGATTTATGAAAATTATTGATAGAAGCACACCAATTTAAAACAATTCTAAAGTGAAAGCTTTTACATGTAGATGCTTTCAAATGAgtaaatctatttttttctattttattttatacatattcaaaaattagtctaaaatttataatttataaaatttaattttttttatattaaattaataaaaaataaataaatttaaatggatctatattgaatttaaaattaatattagatcAATATTGAAGTTCAAACCAATACAATCCATCCGAACCCGCTATAAACCGTTCATTTCAGTTTTAAATATACATGAAATTGTTCATTTCGATTTCAATCCGATTAGATTCGATCGGATAAAATTTTTCTCACAATCTGATCGGATCCGATCTATGTTGAGCCCTAATTATTCTCGATAAAGCACGTAACTAGAGAGATAAAAATGGATCTCTCACTAACAGACTTTATTATTATCAACTTACAATAGATTTTTGACTTGCTTTCTGGTCTCCACTAAAGTAGAAAGTACAATCTTGCGAAAATGGCCTCTTTGCTCATGTTCTCGGGCTTCaggcttcttttcttttttttcttttttttatacagacaatgatatcttttttttatatttttgagaaTACACTTGTATTATAtgttttttcttataaaaaaattgaacGGTTTCTTTCTTAGGAGAATTATAGGAGGACTAGCAACTTGAATTACTGGTATCTCATAGTTGGAAAGACCATCCAAGATTTGAACTACAGAACCAACACCAAAGTTGTAATCGGTAGGCTAAAACCTCGTCTGCAggcatatttttttcattaaaacacATATGACAATGAAATCATATAAATTGTCATGTATACGTGATGATCATTGTGGCGAtcctatatgcttgattttccTTATCACATTATATAGATGAGGCATATGAGgccataataattattttttcactatatgGTCTATCGTACAACAGACTTGCGGCTAATCATGAACAGGTTATGATCCGAATAACCAATTCACATGGGATAATGGAATGAATAAAAATTGAACACAAAAGGAGTTTGACTAATGGCTATAGCATCATCATGCATATATAAAGTAATGCGGATAATTCTAGTTCCATAAATCAACATAATTATAATATTGAAGATTTTCCGGTGAGAAGAAGAACTATTTGAAGTAATTTGTTGACATACATGATCAAAGTTAGTGACACTTCTACATATTAACATTTAGTAGCGATCCCCCATTTTTGTCAGAAGCAGATTACATGATTGATTTATGAGAATGGACATATGGTTAGTGGTTGCGATTATTCAAGTGACAAAATGCTTGgattaaatgatttgatcattacaGATGGATGCCATGAGTTAAATATAACTATATATAGTATTTCataattgtaattttttttatttaactaaATTAATAATGCCAATATTTCAACACTTTGTGCGCATGCAAAGTCAATGGTTCTCTAAAAATCCACAAGAAGCAAAGACTTGTATGGCATAGGGTCCGCAAAGATCTCATTAGAATATGATAAGCACAGGTTTAGATGGAGATTTCCAATAATACAAGGCGATTGCAATTTGCAAAGAAAGGCTCGTAGGATGCATGTACGAAGAGTCGAGCTTCAGCCAAAAAGTTCAATTACCACCTGGCTGAGCTAGACCCCTTCGCACTCCTACATGGAACAGCATATTCTGTATACCATAGCCAAGCTTCAGCTTAGCCGATGTAAGTTTCACAAATCGCAGCTGTAAGCGGATTCGATGGTTGTAAATGACCAAAAGTACAGCGTTCCTCAGCATTCTAAGGAGAACAACAGGAGGGTTATCACCAAGACAGAATGTAGAGGGAGATACGCCCATGGCGGCTCAATCCATAATTATTcacagctcttttttttttttctaaaggtCCAGAAAGGGCTCCCTGTTGTTGACAGATTATTGGAAGCCGTAGTACATGTAACAGAACGAATTGTTCATATCATGCCTTGCTGATAGATTCAACCAAGTGCAAATGATAAactaagagaggagaaaaaacaaTTTCTCATAAGCGAGCAACATAGGAATTTGCCTGTGTGACATATCTCACCCACCGATATGGATTGTATGTCTTGGATTTCTTGGCTATATGTAGATATCTTACCTGCATTGGgggaaaacaaaacaaaaataacatCAGTAATATTTAGGAGTATTTTAAGTAATGCTGGTTGTAGATATTCTTTTAAAAACTAGCAAGCAATAAATCATGATTAGTCTGTTGAGGCAGTAGCAATACATTTAGGTAGAAAACCTAAGGCGGCTCATGATGCTTGATGTGGATGATACCAAAGGAGGATCACAACATGATCATGAAGCCCAAATAAGAGAGTGATACATTGTCCGACCAAGTGTTCTCATGGCAAATTTTTCTGCCAAAGAACCAAATCATGAACATGTCAAGGGTTGCCCAAACTACTATCGGTTACTTGTCCGCTCTACTACAACCTTGCAGCACAGCATCTAATATTACTTGATTATCATCAACGGCTGACCCAACCAGCATCCTCTAAAATTAACCTTCAAATAGGTCACCTACTCAGGCAAGTATAAATTGCAGTTCACAAGTTTATGAAGATAATCtattaacagaaaaaaaaaaaagttagtctATTCTTGGAGTGTTGTGAATAAGTGGTTGGAGTAGCTCTTTTACCTACAAAAGGTCTGCAATCACAACATTTGACATGTTTGCATACAATTAACAGAATGTCTAAAGTGTTTACCTGATATCCAACAATCGAACTTCTTAAATTTCAATGCTCTAGAGTCAAGTGAAGGTTTTATAGGAGAAAAAACAGGAAGAAAAAAACAAGTGTAAATGCTCATTTAGCTTAGCAACTAAGATGATGAAGTCATGAACGAATTAAAAAATGAAGAGATCATAATCAACTGACTGCCTCACCTGAAGCCTTGATGCATTGTACATCGGTATTGTGAAATTCATGTTTACAGGCCCCGCTTCCCTCGTGAGGTTTCCTGTATTACAGAAGGGTGGTTTGTAATGACAGGAGCTAAGACTAACTCAAAGCGAAAATATTACAGAAAACAGAGAAAACTGAGTCAAGACAGGTTCACTGAAATATTGTACATACCATGTGACTCTTGAGAAAATGTGAGCTTTGCACGCAATGTATGTTCAGATCCACCCACAATCTGAAATATTATGGATTATTTTAAACCAGCATGCAGGTGGCGAAGTCATAAGTTAAGAGTAAAAAGTATAATTTCAGACTTTATATAAAATAAGCTCAAAATTTGCAATAGATGCTAAATGATCAAAAGAAACTAATgtcaaaaaatataagaaataaataaaagaatagaTACGAGTCTTACCTTCTTTAGACACCATTCAAGCCTCTTCATTCCTTCCTTAAAATCAGTCATCTGTCCAACCGCCCCAGGTTCCAACTCAAAACTAACTCTAAACAAAATTTTCCAAAAGGAAGAATTAATCAAGAGAAAAACATTATAATGTAATTCAAATTCCAGGAAGAATATTTACACTCATATCTTACAGAAGTTTCAATGTCGTGATTAAGAAAATATAATGCAAAACCTTCAACTTTGGTTTAACATCAAATATAGAAGACTCATGATATCAGGGCATCAAGCTCCCATGTGGTGACATAAAAGACTAATAAGGTCTGTTCAGTTGCAATGAGAACAGATCAGAAAACTacccctttttttttgaaaattcaattcTCCAGTTGTTTGTTCcacagaaaaatataaaatatttttttctgagaACTGAACATTCCATTTTCTTCCAAGTACCTTCAGAAAATGAAAAATGAACCAAAGGACATACCAGAGAACTATAATTGGGGTctccttcttatttttattaaaattggaACTTGGATTTTTCCTTTTTCAAGGAAAATATCCTCTTTTCCTTTTCCACAGGTTTCCTTGAAGCTAAACAATCTCTAAAATAAAAGGTAGGGATAATCATGTTTGAAAAATTAGTGGTTTGTACATTTTGGATGCCTTACATACCCAATATATAGAGTTTAAGACAAGATTTCCCATCTTAGTACTGGACCCTGAACCAGTACCATCCTATTTTAATATTGGTACACGGCATGATACAAGACGGGGAAGCATATCAAGAATTGATACGATATGAGACTGCATATCGGTTCGGTACTGATCGGTATAGCAAATCTTGGTTTAAATTTTATATCCCATGAATCTCTCTATCTTATATACTGAAAAATGCTCACAAGGACACACAAATGTTGCAAATCTGTATATGCATCACTTCTAGTCAAAAAATGTGGTTGATGACATCATATAAATCCAAAGTGCACCAAAACCATTTTAATGAAAGTGACCAACCACTAAGGAAAGCCAAGGATGGAATTAGGAAGCAGTTCTCATTTAAAGCACAAAAAAGATAACCATCTTCATTAAAGAGCTCAATACACGCATCTTTAGAAGAGGGTGCAGAGCACGTCTGGTTCCCAGATACCAGAAAAGAAAGCCCCTAAAATCACACAATGTGACACGTGACAAGTGATCATCATAATTGGCAATTCTAGAAGAGGCACCGGTCACAGCATTACACAAGAGTTGcagaagcaagaaaaaaataatcaccTTGTTGTATAAGTCGGAACTGGCATTTGTACTGCAATCGTATTAGCAGTGACACTTGGAGAGAAATCAGCTCGTATTTTCAGAATGACTTCAGCCTatttaatcataaaataaaatatatccagAAATATTGAAGTCAAAACCTATTATGTTAACCATATTTTTTCAAGAGTATGTCATAACAGAAAAAACCTCAGAGAAGCATGTTTTCACCTTTAATGGTCCTGCTTCCTCGATAAGTGCATTAACACGAAAAGGAGGCTTGAACTCCTGAGTCATACGATAGTTCATTACAGAAAATTCTCCATCTGGAGGGATCTATGACCAAGAAAGAAATGTTAAGTTCCTAAATTGGCTGCAAAGATAAAAGAGCATGCATCGAACAGTGTTGTGCCAATTGTGTCAAATCATAAATAGGAAAAGAGTGGTTTCTCAGAATTGAAACTTTTTGCCACAGTCTGCATCTTATGTAGAAATCTACTCACCAATGTCAAAGTTCTGTCTATGTCAAAACTGTCAAGATGCACAGATTCATGGAAATTACAATCATCAAGTATCACAGCCCCTCCTCCAGTCGAACTTCTGTAGTCTGTTGCATAAacgaattcattaaaaaaaatgtgTCATACCAGTAAATGGATCATAAATGATTTTGCAATGTCCTTGTAACTGTAAATTAGCAATATGTAAGTTTGCATCTTTCTAAGTTAAATTGGCACAAGTCATTAAcaagcaaaataaataaatattttttttaaaaaaaatactatttggTAATGACACCAGGATCCTATAGCCAAGGTAATTGTATGTTAGCTTTTGAACCAATCAGAAACAATTGTCAGTTTTCAGCGACCAACAAAAAGATCGGCATAGACAATTATTGCCTTTACAGATTTTACTAGCTAGAAGTATCTGCTCTAGTCACAAAATGAATGGTACCATTACGGACTAGCCCGAACAATGGATATTTGTTGAGTCAGTTAAATGATGAAGAATACATGATCGTAGTATCAAACTCATTACTACAAGGAAAAAAGGGAGACATGACTATAATACttagaatttttaaaagaaaaagaactaGATAAGCATGTAAATTACAGACTATACCAAATACAGAAGCCCCGCTTCTACCAATGCTCAAATCCTCATTAAGAGCCAAACGAATTTCCGGATTTCCACTAAGGTAACTTTTCATTTGAATGGTGCCATCAATCTCAGAGGTGAGTATGTAGCCCTGTTTAGAGAAGCAGAGTATCAGGAAACCTGTTGCTAACTAAAAGGACACGTTAGAGGTGCCAAcaaggcaaaagaaaaaaaaaaaaactgatgtaATATGACATTCCATATAATAGTAAGAAATTTTTTAACAAGAATAGACAGGAGTAaccagaaaaaaaatgaaagactgGTATTAAGCATTCAACAACATTAGAACAGAGTATTTAAAAAATCAACATGA
The sequence above is a segment of the Elaeis guineensis isolate ETL-2024a chromosome 7, EG11, whole genome shotgun sequence genome. Coding sequences within it:
- the LOC105048667 gene encoding AT-hook motif nuclear-localized protein 28; amino-acid sequence: MEFYSEEVDSRSCGGRKKQKTTAEEGGTRGGGKGGDGSSIEVVKRPRGRPPGSKNKPKPPVVITREFIDPSPAMRPHVLEIPAGHDVAAALAAFSRRRSLGICVLSAVGTVANVTLRQPPVSADGSAAAAAAVTFRGRFEILSISATFFPPSLSVAAGGGFSVSLAGPQGRVVGGMVAGPVVAAGTVVVVAAAFGEPSFHRLPVEDQAGSASGSLSGGGGGGDEAAAQAHQDEDDYNDHDEEAQHHYHHQYYDHDHNHGSSDGVPIYGTGRFPPHMWNPTSRSPHSPPPPY
- the LOC105048669 gene encoding AP-4 complex subunit mu, with amino-acid sequence MISQFFVLSQRGDNIVFRDYRGEVQKGSAEIFFRKVKFWKGDEGEEAPPVFNVDGVNYIHVKVAGLFIVATARVNVSPSLVLELLQRIARVIKDYLGVLNEDSLRKNFVLVYELLDEVIDFGYPQTTSTEVLKSYVFNEPIMVDAARMPPLGPAAMFMQGTKRMPGTAVTKSVVANEPGGKKREEIFVDIIEKISVTFSSSGYILTSEIDGTIQMKSYLSGNPEIRLALNEDLSIGRSGASVFDYRSSTGGGAVILDDCNFHESVHLDSFDIDRTLTLIPPDGEFSVMNYRMTQEFKPPFRVNALIEEAGPLKAEVILKIRADFSPSVTANTIAVQMPVPTYTTRVSFELEPGAVGQMTDFKEGMKRLEWCLKKIVGGSEHTLRAKLTFSQESHGNLTREAGPVNMNFTIPMYNASRLQVRYLHIAKKSKTYNPYRWVRYVTQANSYVARL